TGTGCTTTTCATCTTTTTGACATGATTTTCATGAGGAGGTATTTTAGACAGCATATTTTAATTTGATGTAAACGtacttgcatttttttcataagaaaatgaaaaaaaaaacattaatttgatGTAGTTTCACCTATCAGCTCTTAACTTTGAGCTTCAAATCAATTTGCTCCTCCTCTTCTGTTGATTAGACTATTAAAAGAAAAGTAATAGTCTAAATACGATGTTTTGATAGTTTTCGTCCTTTGTTTGCTACTGTGAAAGATCAGATGGCTTAGTTTTGTTCATCCTGTATTTGATTGTTTTTgagcataatttaaaaaatcgtGTAATTGTCCTATAATTATTCCTATTTTTGGTTGGACAGACAGTATGGAGTCACCAGAGGTGCCTGTGTTTTCTACTCTGGATATAAAGATAAACAGACATCTCGGTCAGTCGTGTTCTCTGCGAGACGGAGTGTGTGATTCAGAGTCCCCCTCACAGCAGAGTGCTGCCAATACTACACCTGAACTCCCTAAATTTGAGACACCTTACATCAATAAGCTCATCAGTGCCAGAAAGGTGCCATTGCTTTAAAGATTTGGTACCTGACTTTGGATgaacttgtttgtgtttatatttttatattaagtgTTATGGAAATATATATCATACAGATATTAAATCGTCTGACCCCTGTATCTTTCAGGAAACTAAACAAAATGAAGGGTGGTGTTTCAAAGGCTCACTAAAGAGCACATCCAGCCAGGCTGAAGGCCcatctgtgatagtttcatcTCATGAGATGCCACAAATGCCAGTCAGCCTCTCTCAGATGGAGGACACTACACCTGAAATGCCAAGATTGCAGTCATATTTTGGCAGCACTTTACCTTGTGTAAGTACATACCCATCTTTTTATAAGTTATTGCCTTAGCATTATTGAAGCGTAAGATCAGGAGATTCTGATGTACCCCATGACTGGTTTCTGActttattgtgtaaagctagGAACAGCTAATCAGTCAGCAGTGACTGAGCCTGCAGGTCCTCTGCAGCAGGCTGATGAACACACTCAGGATTGGTGTCTGACCACACCGCGTATCCGCATGGACTTTGATGTTGATCCATGTACACCTGAGATGCCAGATTTGAGCTCCGTCACACAAGATATCATTAAAGTAAGCTTGTACCATATAAATTTtctacaaatataaaattactttttaccATATTAATAGGTTAAAtgcaaattgttttttaaaaaacaaatcacatgattcaaataaataaagaaaaaaatctgaagaCAACTGGataatactaaaatatttaatatcatgtatgcaattaattttaaaattgttcATGGCTAGATTTATGCAAATTAACATATAGGTAAGAAACTTAAAATTGACTGAACTTGCCTATATTATGACCTATAATAATTCTTATTCAATTTTGTAGCTTGTGGCTCAGGCTAACAATAAACAACCCACCACTACAGCAGTACACACAAGCTCAAAGGCCAGATTGAATACACTGCCCCCTGGGAAGGAGAACAGGTAGGACTGTAAAATCAGacctttttttgtaaacttgcaaccttctgatcattaGCTATTCTTCCTGATTTTATACTCTTTAATTCAATTGAGAGAATATACTTAATTTCTTCTGATCACTGGTCTGTCTGCTTAATTTTGTGAATATATGTAAACTGAGATGACCTACTTAACTCTCCTTCTGCTTGAACTGTCATGACAGAACTCAGAGTGTTGCTCAAATATCTGAAAAAGAGTTTCATGGGCTGCCCTCTTACATGAAACAGATCCCCCTCATCAGTCTCAACCTGGCACTCAACAAAATCAGCCAAGTACTCGAGAAGCGGCGCACAGGTCAGTTTACACACTCGGCCTTTCATCTACCACTGCTATGGGCTGTCAAGAACTATTAGTTTAAATCTATGgcaatgtattaaatattttaaatgcatctTGTCTTCTAGATGGTGAGACAAACTCTGAAGAATTTCGTATGGAAGATCTGAGAACGGTACTGGACGTGGGACCTCAGGCTACCCTGTACATTTTGTGTCTTGTTGAGCTGAAAAGATTGGAAAACATGCATGGATTTGGAAGTTTTAGGATTGTAACCAAAGCATAAAAATACCTTTACAGTTGCTAGGAAGTTCACACAGATTTGGGTTTGTACTGGCAACATGCTTTGACACGTAAATAGAATCTGATGCAGAATTCTGATGTTTTCAATGACACCCCACTAAGTGTTTTTCTGCTTCAGTACCAAATGTAGTTATTACTGACATACTATGTAGTTTATTGtgcttataataaaatgttttatatcc
The DNA window shown above is from Clarias gariepinus isolate MV-2021 ecotype Netherlands chromosome 5, CGAR_prim_01v2, whole genome shotgun sequence and carries:
- the ska3 gene encoding spindle and kinetochore-associated protein 3 isoform X3, producing the protein MDTSTRFFAKLRSLAVFLDTERANLEHTASQNLDLDHDDTESGAVKALHELHSEVRQLKKQVQSQLASQEDGSNELRSFIKACMVLKQRTTEDIERIQRHYEKYGYKPHKAVLKPEVNCKGEADERLSVDDEPEGTFSEETAGDEKGPVEAPECETPEKMPIPAVDQMRTPQLSDFGLSALHLQTMLGNSQMSQYVAPAPALTPPPLILKMHEFQPKTPKCSLSMDEEALTPRLEDFGITESTMCFNNDFTMDLFRKKPPKDRQTNSTTQEIAQKPPHSLPIAPSCVTPGRLSSDSMESPEVPVFSTLDIKINRHLGQSCSLRDGVCDSESPSQQSAANTTPELPKFETPYINKLISARKETKQNEGWCFKGSLKSTSSQAEGPSVIVSSHEMPQMPVSLSQMEDTTPEMPRLQSYFGSTLPCLGTANQSAVTEPAGPLQQADEHTQDWCLTTPRIRMDFDVDPCTPEMPDLSSVTQDIIKLVAQANNKQPTTTAVHTSSKARLNTLPPGKENRTQSVAQISEKEFHGLPSYMKQIPLISLNLALNKISQVLEKRRTDGETNSEEFRMEDLRTVLDVGPQATLYILCLVELKRLENMHGFGSFRIVTKA
- the ska3 gene encoding spindle and kinetochore-associated protein 3 isoform X2 — its product is MSFCCYVFLFVIAFPSLGKRIVNMDTSTRFFAKLRSLAVFLDTERANLEHTASQNLDLDHDDTESGAVKALHELHSEVRQLKKQVQSQLASQEDGSNELRSFIKACMVLKQRTTEDIERIQRHYEKYGYKPHKAVLKPGEADERLSVDDEPEGTFSEETAGDEKGPVEAPECETPEKMPIPAVDQMRTPQLSDFGLSALHLQTMLGNSQMSQYVAPAPALTPPPLILKMHEFQPKTPKCSLSMDEEALTPRLEDFGITESTMCFNNDFTMDLFRKKPPKDRQTNSTTQEIAQKPPHSLPIAPSCVTPGRLSSDSMESPEVPVFSTLDIKINRHLGQSCSLRDGVCDSESPSQQSAANTTPELPKFETPYINKLISARKETKQNEGWCFKGSLKSTSSQAEGPSVIVSSHEMPQMPVSLSQMEDTTPEMPRLQSYFGSTLPCLGTANQSAVTEPAGPLQQADEHTQDWCLTTPRIRMDFDVDPCTPEMPDLSSVTQDIIKLVAQANNKQPTTTAVHTSSKARLNTLPPGKENRTQSVAQISEKEFHGLPSYMKQIPLISLNLALNKISQVLEKRRTDGETNSEEFRMEDLRTVLDVGPQATLYILCLVELKRLENMHGFGSFRIVTKA